acaaagactcaaagaaccctataggacaccctctcACATACATCCACATACCTGTGTCCAAATACAGAAAGACACACGAGACaaacagcaaaagccagaagacaaaaaACAGAGACATGGACACATAAACTGCCCCGATCCTAGGACTTTATTTTAAGATATCATTTCTTGGCATGTACTTGTAAGGACCGTAAAACCTTAAGCAAGCTGTTTGACAAACAGGCTGATTTTCTAATGTTGAGACCAGGAAGTTGCAAGGAAAGGGTTAACAACTGCCCAAAGCAGCTAGgttttaatcaggaaagaaacTTGACACCAGCACTCCTTGTCAGTGGCCGGGCGCCTTCGGCTTCCTTCAGCTACTTCCTTCAGCTACTTCAGCTGCCTGTGAGGCCAGCCACAGTAAAGAAAGAAACCTGATACCAGCAATTACTCAGCAGTGGCCAGCTCCCTTAGGCTGTCTCTGGCTTCTTCAGCTGCCTCTGGCTACCTGTCAAGGGCCAGCAGCCAGCGCCTGGCCACCCGATCCCTCCAtgtggcaaaaaacaaacaaacctcagtGTGTCTTAAAATCACCTAGAGATCATGGGGCGTCCCCCAGTCTCTCCTCAGGGTGCAATATCTTCCCCAAAAGGGGATTAAACAACAACCCCTTTCCCAAACTGTCAGAGACTCGAACTCTGTATCCAAAATTCCCAAAAGTGCCAGGGTACCTGACAGGGACGCGAAATCCTGTGCCCAGGGCCTGGCAGTCAGATGGAGACACGAACTCCATGCTGAAGGGCCTAAAACCCCTGAAAGTTCCAATTATGGGACGTACCCTGTACCatattccttccccacccctgacCACAAACACTTACTCTGGGGAGCCGACTGGCCCTCTCACGAGAAAAACAGAACTGTGGCCATGACAGAGTCTGCACACAGAAACAGTTAGGAGGGTTGGACTAATGCCTTGGGGCAAACCCCTCACCCCAGAAAGGGATGGGCCTCAGAGCTTGGCATAGAATGTCCTGTATTAACCACAGGCACATATCATTCACTAAGCCTTATGCTCATTGAGGGTCCTCTTCTCCCCCATACACATTCGGTCACCATTCGCACACACAGCCACACCACACTCAGCTCACCTGAAGATCTggtccaaggcagtgccttagTCCCTCCTGCCCAGGGGTTCCAAGATGGGGGGAGCGGGTGAGCCCCCAAATGTTAAGGTCCGAgaattcacccaccaccaagggaGACCTTGGGCAATGCAATCAGACACGGAAAAGGCCCTTTATTGTGGAACTGATACGCACATCtgtgggaacctctgccatcagagttccaatttccctcctgaagattcagtcttaaatacttttcagcatgaataatTCCCCTGTTGCATGCCtttgttggaaagttgctttttgtACCTGGGATCTCGGTGCTGAAGtttatcagggaccttggacaggtcccagCGCAAGGTCCGAAGCTTATCTGTCTGTAGCTGGgccttggcatttttcctggctgaatttctcaaggcaatttttaatttaaatctccCTCagcagtgctaaagaagcacataGCACCTGTATAGTACCTGTTctatgagagacagagatacagtaGTTAGGAAGAAAGAGGAGTGGGTAAAGCCGGGCTGGGCCTGTGGGCTCGTCTATTTAAtgattatcatatgcaaagatacataatgcatagtaattaatgacataggggattatcattggtagaaaggtaaattgtcataagGGCGGATCCTTCTTTagcctggggagaacaaagaaacacACTTTCGTGCCCAAACtagttgggatcaaagttcattGCCTTACTGGCCATGCGCAGGACAGAGAATGCTCTCTTCTCAGGCCTAACTTTATGGCTTAATTATCTGTCTTGAGTAAACACAGCTGTGGGCTGCTacaaaccacttagagaattcacccCCTTCCAAATAAATCTGTCAGGAAACAAGAACTTACAACTCAGTCAGCGAGCAATCTGTGAACTCTTTTCATAAGTATTTGCctcttcagaaggtgagaagtggttcctACAAACACTGCCCTCTcagcagtgctgggcaatttcgAAGCTGTaattggcccttgtgaaaagggaaagggacaaaAAGCCACGATAAAAGGTCTTGAACATCTGGGGCTAGAAAAGTCAACTCCAAGAAGAAGTtgaacttcaagaaggaagtcagcttaaggaaggtcaactcaaggaagaaagttggcctcaggagtccCTTTCAGCCCTGAGTCACCATCTTGACCTGCCTTTTGGAGgcaacttgggtgagtggatagattgctttcccttcctgtcttctagagagaatttaattctggttgaaggccAGACAAATCCTGGCTGAGTTGAGCACCacagcaatatttagttagataggctaattTCATCTcaacccttttgtatttctctactttcactcttcccACCTCCTTTGTAAATAAAGGCTATTaaaggtcattttgactttgagcaataatactttgaattagTAACCTCCACTATTATTTACAATCTTCATATACTTTAGTCATTGCGATCTCACCATCATGAACCAGCCTCTGAGAGtaaaattagttttgtttgtgtctGTTCCCTCCCAGCTACTGATAGCACCCTGAATTGCTGGACCCCTAGGAATAGGCCTAAGTATACTGAACAAGTCTGGGTGAACTAGGAGTGAATCAAGGACAGGTTTGGGTATCACTTCCCTGCAGACCCTAATGGAGAGCATAACAGAAGAGATGCCATCTTAAGTATGTATTGAATGGATACCCTGACCATGCAGACTGTACCAACTAGATCAAGACCTTGACAGACTGCATTGTTCTCAAGACTCTCTGTGATAGGCTCTGTTACTATGAAAACATTGCCTGTAACCATGTGGATGGATATGTTTGAATAGCAACTCAGATTCCTCCAACTATCATCCCCTTTCTCAACAAAACTGACACTGACCACTTGATTCCTACCAGCCCTCCTAAGTCCAGTTGCATTTTTACCCCTCAGGACTTCCAACCAGGTGGTCCCCAGTGAGCCTGAGAGgctacttttctctttcttaagtTCCCAGTATTTTAACTCCAAACTTGTGTCTGTTTATATACTCCTCTGCCTCTATAACTGTATATTACTTTCCTAGAATTCTCTCATTTGGAAAATATGGGAGTACCTACTTGGAGGACATTTCCATTGAAATGCCCAGCACTGGAGTCAATTAGTTGGTTCCAAGGATTTTTTCAAGAAGACAGATCCTTTGTGAAGGTGGGATAGGGTTTACCCAGGTCTCCATGCCATTAACTTGTTTCCActcattttagagttgttttTCTCCATAAGTATGCCAGCATCTCATCTGCCAGAAGATGCCTTCTGTCTTCTTTGATTTGcttatttcttgattttctcattaTTCTTGTTTGGAGTCTGGACTCCTCCCAACAAACCCGCTTAGCTTGGAGATCTGTACTACTGTGATAAATTTTCACCACATATGTAGCACAGACCTTAATGCAAAATAGGCTTAAGATTTGATATATAAATGATAGATTTAGAAATTGTAGAAATAAGTGTAATTTTATCAGTTATATTAAACTGGCCTCTGACTGCAATCAGTCCAGAGTGTCAAGCTGATAGATGTGTGTTGATTTTCTGTGTAAGATAATTATTTCGATAATGCATTCAACTGAATGTCACTGTGTAAAGGATCATTTTAGCATTGTAACTTAAAATCTAAACTTAATTGGTCACTAGGGAAAAtcccaaaaaagaaaatacccaagtcagctagaaatttgatggtgatttaattgatatagtggaggagattaagaagaaggaagaaggaaaaggagtaggATTTCTCTCTCCTGGCTAGTAccgggaagattaggagatctaggaagtaaggttttggagtgtgaaggaggaaggaatcagcctgaactccaaaaagggctcagccaagaatCAGCTCATGGGCAAACTTAATGCAAAACCCAAATAACTGCCAcaactccaagatgtcagaatgcccAGCACGTTGTTAATCAGAGTCAACTCttcagggaaagagagtgaagagagccagtgatgtgccttatatagaaggttttatgtcactttcctgtgtctcatctgcaccaatgatagcttagcttggcttaggacagcccaggggtctgtctgctttttctgcacatgtctgttgagggccatttcctcagataattaaatcttttgatcatggtgcaggcatcctgaccttgttaaactgagtacggtggagaaatgtagaggtcccaagacctgattctgttagaccaagtatctccattgttactggtCACGAAAGAGCTAAATCAGATCTTATAAAGTCCAGTCTGATTAGGGCGGaatgcttttaaaattcacaattggaatgtgaataattttatttcatatttgaaatCCACGATATCATGTTACCTTTCCATTTTTGCCTCAtagaaatttttgagaaaatcTTCAAGTGATTTCTATAAAGACATTCATTCCTAAATTAACTCTTATTTAGAACCAGATACTATGATAAATTAAGACAATTGAGAATAGGGttagaatgttttaaaaactgaagTATTTAAATGGACATAGTTGTAAATAACTCCTTGTTTCCACTTTTAATATTGGttctattagttttgtttgtacagttttgaatttaatataaaaaatctACCTATTTTATACCTCCAAATGTTATCGATTTCttatttggccataaattcttcccttgtcaATAAATTGATCTGAAAGATAAACTATTCTACGCTCCATCAATTTTCTCATGGGATCCTACTTTAggtctaaatcatatgcccatttggACCAAATCTTAGGAGAGCTCATGCCATCGTAAATTGTCTGATTATGAGCAAGGTGAGAGTTCAGTGTGAATGTCTGCGGTGTAAAACTGGCCTGcagttcattttatttaatctaaggtagtagggagaaaagaaaaaaaattggagataCTTTCCTTACTGGTCCATTGagcttgctattctgtggccATCATTAGGGCACAAAAGCCATGCTCATAGGGAAGTCCAGCCAGCaacaaaactgaaagagaagagattggatatctgctcttgcctcagtttatcaaatcttttctctgcccactgtaaaaattaaattatcaatagtaataaaaatattgtctTTCATGAGGTTTAtcaaggatcattagaaatcaaggaataaagtaaatacaaaatatgaaaCGACTTGTTAGGGCTGATTACCCCATTCAGAGTGcccacgcttagcttacttactacatcattaaAATGGCCGAATGAGAGGGAGGCacactgccagttaaatacccaTTCTGATCTCGCCTATGTGGAGACtaaggtgagattatagggaatttagGGAAATACCAAcgacttctggggactgaagtctggggttcacaatctccatttttacattccccctgaggcccaaggaagactagtctctccagtgggtcttgtaaacatatcagctatgaaaatataataattttaagataagaggaacagaacaaaaccaataattgattGGCACACTGACAAAAATCCaattaaggggcagtcccctttggcaaaagagtgtacaaagaaaataaatgtttaatcaaccttcagttcaatcaaccgcaCCCCAAGATTCAATCTGGATCTTCCTAtagtagcttgtggtctgtggagccATCTTCATGGTGTCTCCTCCAAACAGTTCATGTTCTGGATTCGGGGAGGTAGCATGTTCCTTAACattaaattactctcaaaaggaatttaaactttgcaatttaaaataatatttttacatgccCTTCTGAACAGGGTGATTGAAAAActcagggatcacttagggatgcatggctgagttttgagcttatatgaatcaattggcatgagaagtaaaaaaaaaatcaaaattaaaaaaaagataatttctggatgaaatatagactatcaaagtcttatgtgtaaaaattctaagtaaaggacaactaaatctataacaggtccttgaatcagggcccaattaaaatgatggaagcaattaagcatttacctaattagtagccaggactacaggaagaagccacattatgaaagacaggaaaagggactagattataggagccaggtaggagccaaatttgagatacttctttgtaagtattttcacaaggAGGGTGGATACAAGGAGTCCTACATTTTAACATAGGTTAAGTGTTGTAATCTCAAGTTTCacactaagttcaagtcctttgcattggcttagaagtgcatcaatcctacctggattggttttcttcttctttttgacctgtgtactcttttggcactattcaggttaaatctgtgctccttTGACACTGTGCAgttcagctttattttttttttattcccttgtcctggaatcagacaatcattaagcaaagtccccaaatttcttttaaacaatcaatggcatcatttttatagtctcaagcttttgggtatacattgacattatagcaaatatactttaaacttatattacagcaaaataaaaaagttaaacaaaatcttaatactgttgacatgtgcttcaaaaataaaaaggaaagaaaaattatccGGGCCTGCCGGACTTCAACGGTGGGGTTCGGGGAGCAGCCACCTAAAAAGAacccatagggggagagagggggagaccaagcacgcaatagagagacagagtcaatctGGTAGTGTCAAGGCTCCGTTTATTGCAGGTGTAAGGTAGAATATATATGCTTGAGGTaaagggggggtggtggtggtgactaaagactgcttgtaccaggagggaacatgaagaatggTTATTGTTATGTTTTGTGGCTGTTGGTCTTGGCGACGCCTGGGAGGTAACTTATTTGTTAAGTTTCCCTAGGATCATAAATCTTGTTTCAGGTCAAGTTGTCCCCGAATATGGTCTCTGAcgaaaaatgaaactgaaatggtatgttgcacatgcaagaaaaatataataaaagttttaaaattcaaaaatatagcttataatcattgacacactctgtcagctaaggaaatgtagaatacaaaagtttctcaccaaactagagatccatttcctcttcatacctggccatgatccactgtgagtatgaagaaatgaatttcacaaagtaacagtttaaaaaaaaaaaaaagaacagtagtacagcaaatccccaaaattcacaatagcccagttaattacaataggaaaCAAACCCacttcatattttacataatttgatgtatggcatttttttaaaagcctatgaactgatggatattggTCACAAATTTTTTTTaggtgtagcaaatctttcaaccttggcaaatacttTTTTGAACCAAGTGAAACTCATTTCTGTCTAGAACATTCTCAAGAAATatagatatcttttaaaaatgtggcagaggagtctaagGGAAAAAAACCACTGTACTTTTGATGTTGGGTAAAGGGAGctgaagttataaatgagagatgctcctcttttgggaatCATCCatgggtaccatgccctgggattaacatcccagctcctttggtatgagactgtgatgtcccattcattcacattttttataaAGGTGGTAGGTGGGGCTTAAAATTGTATTTCACCTCAGTTACTGAAATGGACCTTACCTTCTGttaaaggcagaaaaaatgagcggagttgaaaaaaatctaaaaatcacgtCTAAAgtacccttaaaatcaatttgagacctttagctcattaaatttttcaaagtttgttatacaattgtaaagaagtccatccatcctctatgaaacaatttacaaagtcaaaagtagaaaaaagttgtttttatatgggcttattcaatatttGTTCAGTTTAGTTATAGGTGAAAAGCaaaagaatataacagtagttaaaaacccagtatattaaaatgattcactgtaacagaatagtattgaatgcattaatatatgaacctaaaaccaacaaaataaaatcttaaacaaaacaatcagtaaaatgtaataaaatagagatttaaaaaaaaatattggagtctgaaatgcctttgcTGAAAAcccttggagaaacgtggcttaaaaaattatctaggctatctttaaaaaaaaaattaaaatatctctaattattaaaatgttgtattttttgagatttattaaggattattagaaatcaaggaataatgaaaacacaaaataagGAACCACTTGGTAGGGCTAATTAGCCAATTCAGAGTGCTTGCACTTAGCTTACTTAACCCATTATTGCAATGGCCCAgtgagagggaggcagagactgccaattaaatactcattgtgatctcgcccaggtggagactgaGGTGAGATAATAGGGAATTTAGGGAAATACCAAGGAcgtctggggattgaagtctaggaatcaaaatctccatttttacatcactaaCTTACAAATCTCATCCCAGGAGCCAACCATGGCTATCATTTTTGCAGGTGTTGCCAGGGGCCAGACCAGGGGGCACTGCACGGGACATCACCTTGTTGTCATCTCCTGATCTCTCAactctattgctgcctttttcttgTTGCCATTCTATCCTCACTCAATGGATTCTATCACATAATCCTCACCGGCATCAAGTTCAGGCTCAAAAAAGGTATATACTGCCTCAGAAAGGGGGATAGAGTAAATACCCACACAATAGCAAAACTTGAGCTGCATATGAACATGTTTCCACAtagcttttattattaagatttctCCCTgatgtggattctctgatgtacagcaaagTATGAGCTCTGACTGAATATCTTTCCACATTTCTTACATTCATAAgttttctccccagtgtggattctctgatgtacagcaagatagGAGCtcagactgaatgtctttccacattggttgcattcataaggtttctccccagtgtggagtctctgatgtacagcaagatagGAGCTCtgattgaatgtctttccacattggttacattcataaggtttctccccagtgtggattctctgatgtctagcaAGATGGGAATGcagactgaatgtctttccacatttcttgcaatcataaggtttctcaccagtgtggattctctgatgtacagcaagactggagtTCCGACTGAATGCTtttccacattggttgcattcataaggtctctcgccagagtggattctctgatgttcagcaagatAGTAGCTCatactgaatgtctttccacattggttgcattcataaggtttctcaccagtgtggattctctgatgactAGCAAGATGAGAACGCATgctaaatgtctttccacattggttgcattcaaaaggtttctccccagtgtggattctctgatgtacagcaagactggatTTCCGACTGAATGCTtttccacattggttgcatttataaggtttctccccagagtggattctctgatgtacagcaagatgggagcactgactgaatgtctttccacattggttgcattcataaggtttctcaccagtgtggattctctgatgttcagcaagactggagctccgactgaatgtctttccacattggttgcattcataaggtttctccccagagtggattctctgatgtacagcaagactggtgctctgactgaatgtctttccacattggttgcattcataaggtttctcaccagtatggattctctgatgtctagcaAGACGGGAGCGCAAACTGAATGTCCttccacattggttgcattcataaggtttctccccagtgtggattctctgatgtacactAAGATGGGATCTTCgcctgaatgtctttccacactgattgcattcataaggtttctcaccagtgtggattctctgatgtacagcataATGTGAGCTCAGTCTGAAACTCTTCCCACATTGAATGCAATCATAAGGtttttccccagtgtggattctctgatgtctagcaAGAAGGGAGGGCAAACTGAATGTCCttccacattgg
This sequence is a window from Monodelphis domestica isolate mMonDom1 chromosome 3, mMonDom1.pri, whole genome shotgun sequence. Protein-coding genes within it:
- the LOC130458162 gene encoding zinc finger protein 420-like; its protein translation is MALERDRLPAQEVVKFQDVAVDFTWEEWSLMSPPQKELYREVMLENARNLLTVEREIRPEMKLTATDLSLSVEEMNLQRFMSDCPDNFAFREFCVAPQNSSDIEHQGIHPGGKSSEDNQCGNTFMQRAICVGYQRMHSLKKPHEWKQRGKTFTCYSSIARHQRIHTGEKPYKCNQCGKLFSRRSSVLVHQKIHSGEKPYECNQCGKTFHWKSSFVKHQRIHTGEKPYECKQCGKRFSRRSHLAEHQRIHTGEKPFECKQCGKRFSRRSHLAEHQRIHTGEKPYKCNQCGKLFSHRSSVLVHQKIHSGEKPYECNQCGKTFHWKSSFVKHQRIHTGEKPYECKQCGKRFSRRSHLAEHQRIHTGEKPFECKQCGKRFSRRSHLAEHQIIHTGEKPYECNQCGRTFSLPSLLARHQRIHTGEKPYDCIQCGKSFRLSSHYAVHQRIHTGEKPYECNQCGKTFRRRSHLSVHQRIHTGEKPYECNQCGRTFSLRSRLARHQRIHTGEKPYECNQCGKTFSQSTSLAVHQRIHSGEKPYECNQCGKTFSRSSSLAEHQRIHTGEKPYECNQCGKTFSQCSHLAVHQRIHSGEKPYKCNQCGKAFSRKSSLAVHQRIHTGEKPFECNQCGKTFSMRSHLASHQRIHTGEKPYECNQCGKTFSMSYYLAEHQRIHSGERPYECNQCGKAFSRNSSLAVHQRIHTGEKPYDCKKCGKTFSLHSHLARHQRIHTGEKPYECNQCGKTFNQSSYLAVHQRLHTGEKPYECNQCGKTFSLSSYLAVHQRIHTGEKTYECKKCGKIFSQSSYFAVHQRIHIREKS